A portion of the Sebastes fasciatus isolate fSebFas1 chromosome 2, fSebFas1.pri, whole genome shotgun sequence genome contains these proteins:
- the thap11 gene encoding THAP domain-containing protein 11, whose amino-acid sequence MPGFTCCVPGCYNNSHRDRDLRFYTFPKDSTLRELWLRNISRAGVSGCFSTFQPTTGHRVCSVHFSGGRKTYTIRVPSLFPLRGVNERRSRRGRGRKVSAAAAVVSASPAAAAAATSGIVLGSVLVEGAEGNAGGEASDDSITVVQIGQNGEYLGTARLPAQSEGTCYTVGSNDELTPDDSSSVETSSTVHQPVVQYVSVTSSPLDHSYSLTTGTTSAELLRKLNEQRDIIALMEVKMKEMKATIRQLRVAEAKLQEEVRERDRLLYGNSVAFSVRNKK is encoded by the coding sequence ATGCCCGGGTTCACCTGCTGTGTGCCCGGCTGCTACAACAACTCTCACCGGGACCGGGACCTGCGCTTCTACACCTTCCCGAAGGACAGCACGCTGCGGGAGCTGTGGCTGCGGAACATCTCCCGGGCCGGGGTCAGCGGCTGCTTCAGCACCTTCCAGCCCACCACCGGGCACCGGGTATGCAGCGTGCACTTCAGCGGCGGGAGGAAGACCTACACCATCAGGGTACCGTCTCTGTTTCCTCTCCGGGGGGTGAACGAGCGGAGGAGccggagagggagagggagaaaggtGTCTGCTGCCGCCGCGGTGGTGTCTGCTAGTCCCGCCGCGGCAGCAGCAGCGACCTCCGGGATAGTGCTCGGTAGTGTGCTGGTAGAAGGAGCCGAGGGCAACGCAGGAGGAGAGGCGAGCGATGACAGCATCACCGTGGTGCAGATAGGCCAGAACGGGGAGTACCTGGGCACGGCTCGGCTGCCGGCTCAGTCAGAGGGGACTTGTTACACCGTGGGAAGCAACGACGAGCTCACACCGGACGACTCCTCCTCGGTGGAGACCTCGTCCACTGTTCACCAGCCGGTGGTGCAGTACGTCAGTGTGACCAGCAGCCCGCTGGACCACTCGTACTCTCTGACCACCGGCACCACGTCGGCCGAGCTGCTGCGGAAGCTGAACGAGCAGCGGGACATCATCGCCCTGATGGAGGTGAagatgaaggagatgaaggCGACCATCCGACAGCTGCGGGTGGCCGAGGCCAAGCTGCAGGAGGAG